In Pseudomonas grandcourensis, the DNA window ATAAAGAAAAAACAGCCGTTGCATTATCACTAAGCCCACACAGAAAACCAGTCGCCCTTTCAGATAAGAGTGGCTGGATGTGTCTTTTAACTATAATTCCAACCTTTTTGTAGGGACATGGATCGCCGGATGTCTGCCACCTATCGCGATGCCTTGCGCGCAACGCTGCTCTATCTGTTGCTTTCTGTGGTTTGGCTGCAGATCAGTGGCTATTTATTAAACAGTTTCTTCGATAGCTCTGCCGAGCGACTGCGATGGCAACTGATCAACGGTTATGTCTGGGTGCTGTTCAGCGCCGGGTTGATCTTCATTGCCCGGGCGCGGTTGCTGCGGTGTCTGGGTATCGGCGCCAAACTGCGTGAGCGCGATGCCGACCGCATGCGCTTGCGCCAGGCAGCGGCTGTGTTCGACTGCACCCGCGAAGGCGTGCTGGTCACCGATCGGGAAGGCGTGATCGTCCATGTAAACCGGGCGTTCATGGAAATCACCGGTTACGGGTGTGAGGACGTGCTGGGTCAGCGGCCCAATCTGTTCAAGTCCGGGCGACATTCCCCTGAGTTCTATCAGGTGATGTTTGCCACGCTCGCCAGTGTCGGGGAGTGGAGTGGGGAAATCTGGAACCGGCGCAAAAGCGGCGAGATTTACCCGCAATGGCAAACGATCCGACTGATCCACGACGATTTCGGCCGGCCGAGCCAATATGTGGCGGTATTTACCGACATCAGTGCAATCAAGAACTCCGAACACGAGCTGATGCACCTGGCGCACCACGATCCGCTGACCGACCTGCCGAACCGCCTGCTGTTCACCGACCGTGCCGAACAGGCCCTGGCCTCGGCACAGGTGCACAAGCGTGGCTGCGCGCTGCTGATGATCGATCTCGATCACTTCAAGATGATCAACGACAGCCTCGGGCACACCATTGGCGACCAGTTGCTCAAAGCTGTGGCCGAGCGCCTGGGCGCCATGTTCGGCCCGGGCATCACCCTGGCCAGGCTGGGCGGAGATGAATTCGCCGTGCTCGCCGAAAGCTGTCCGCAACTGGTTCAGGCCGCTGCGTTGGCCCAGCGGATCATCGACGGCCTCAAAGCACCCTTCTCAATCGATGACCATCAGTTGTTCATCAACACCAGCATCGGCATCAGCCTGTTCCCCAGCGATGCCTTGAGCGTCGAGCAACTGCTGCGCAATGCCGACTCTGCACTGTTCAAGGCCAAGAGCACGGGACGCAATGATTATGCCCTGTACACCGAAGAGCTGACGGCCCACGCCCAGCAACGGGTGGAGATCGCCTTCGAATTGCGCCGCGCCCTGGACCGGCATGAGCTGCGGGTCCATTACCAGCCTGTTCACGACCTCAAGACCCGTCGCCTGATTGGCGTCGAGGCGCTGGTGCGCTGGCAGCACCCGCAGCGGGGCCTGGTGTCGCCGGCGGAATTCATTCCGGTCGCCGAACGCACCGGTCTGATTGCTGAAATCGATGCCTGGGTCATGGCGCAGGCGTGCCGGCAGATGTGCCAGTGGCAGCAGGACGGGGTGGTGCTGTCGTTCGTCGCGGTCAACGTTTCTTCGCGCCTGTTCGCCCGTCGTGAGCTTTACCAGCAGGTGGCGCAGGTCCTGCGCGAAACCGGGCTGGAGCCGGCGTTTCTGGAGCTGGAAGTCACCGAAAGCGCGGTGATGGAAGACCCGGAAGTCGCACTGGAACAAATGCATCGCCTGCGCGAGCTGGGTGTGCGCCTGGCCATCGACGACTTCGGCACTGGCTATTCATCGCTGCTGCGACTCAAGCGTCTGCCGGTGCAAAAGTTGAAAATCGACCAGGGCTTCGTCGCCGGATTGCCGTGGGATGAGGACGATGCGGCGATTTCACGGGTGATCATTGCCCTGGCCCAGAGCATGGGCATGCAGGTGCATGCCGAGGGGATCGAGCAGGTCGAACAGGCTGCTTTCCTCCTCGAACAGGGATGTGATCTGGGGCAGGGTTACTGGTTCGGGCGGCCGGTGCCGGCGCTGCAGCTGGATTGGGCTCATGCCCCGGTCATCACCTGATTTACAAAACCCCTGTGGGAGCAAGCTCACTCCCACAGGTTTTTTGTGTGTCTGAAAGAGGGGGATTCACCTCAAGCCCTTGTCCCTCCAGTTAATCTCTTCTGGTTATATAAACATTCTTAAATAGTCTTTTTAAGAATATCTACACCTCTCTAGTATTGCTCTCAAGCCGCAAGCAGTGCCGACACTGCGAGGCAACCTCTCAGTTGAAGGAGCAGCAATATGAGCGCATCCCTGCGTAGCGTCGACGGTCAAGACGAAGCCACCATCCTGCGTGAAATCCAGAGTGCCCTGCGCGATCTGCGCTTTGGTGCCGTGGAAATCACCGTGCACAACGCCCAGGTGGTGCAGATCGAACGCAAAGAAAAATTCCGTTTGCAGCAGCCGGGCAACAAGCCGGGCTGAGGCGAATCAGGCAACGCGATATCCCATAAGAAAAAGCCAACAATCCAAGAATTCCAGGAGCTTTCACCATGTCGTCGATTCGTCATTTCGCTTTGGCCGCCCTGGCCAGCGCCCTTTTTGCCGGTTCCGCCGTTGCCAAGGACTACGAGCTGCTCAACGTGTCGTATGACCCGACCCGCGAGCTGTACCAGGACTACAACGCCGAGTTCATCAAGTTCTGGCAGAAAGATCACGCAGGCGACACCGTGAAGGTCCAGCAATCCCACGGCGGTTCGGGCAAACAAGGTCGGGCGGTGATCGATGGTCTGCGTGCCGACGTCGTGACCCTGGCCCTGGCCGGTGATATCGACGAAATCGCCAAGCTCGGCAAATCCCTGCCTGCCGACTGGCAAAAACGCCTGCCGGACGCCAGCACGCCTTACACCTCGACCATCGTGTTCCTGGTGCGCAAGGGCAACCCTAAAGGCATCAAGGACTGGGGCGACCTGGTCAAGAATGACGTCTCGGTGATCACGCCGAACCCGAAAACCTCCGGCGGTGCACGCTGGAACTTCCTCGCGGCCTGGGCCTATGGCCTGAAAGCCAATGGCGGCGACGAAGCCAAGGCCAAGGAATACGTACAGACCCTGTTCAAGCACGTGCCAGTGCTGGACACCGGCGCCCGCGGCTCGACCATTACCTTCGTCAACAACGGTCAGGGCGACGTATTACTGGCCTGGGAAAACGAAGCCTTCCTGGCCCTGAAAGAAGAGGGCGGCGCCGACAAGTTCGACATCGTCGTGCCTTCGCTGTCGATTCTCGCCGAGCCACCGGTGGCGGTGGTCGACAAGAACGCCGAGAAAAAGGGCAACGAACAGATCGCCGAAGCCTACCTCAAGCACCTGTACAGCCCGGCCGGCCAGGAAATCGCGGCGAAGAACTTCTATCGTCCACGTGACAAGGATGTAGCCGCCAAGTACGCCCAGCAGTTCCCGAAACTGGAACTGGTGAGCATCGACAAGGACTTCGGCGGCTGGAAAACCGCACAGCCGAAATTCTTCAATGACGGGGGCGTGTTCGACCAGATCTACCAGGCACAGTAATCTTAAATAGCCATCAACGAGCCCCGGATTCACCTCCGGGGCTCAGTGCGTTCTCAACCAAGGACTTTTATGTCGCGTCGTATCTCCCCCGTCATACCCGGCTTCGGGCTGACGCTGGGCTACACCTTGGTGTACCTCAGCCTGATTGTGCTCATACCACTGGCGGCGATGTTCGTGCATGCCGCTCAACTCACCTGGGATCAGTTCTGGGCAATCATCTCGGCACCACGGGTGCTGGCTGCGTTGAAGCTCAGCTTCGGCACCGCCCTGTGTGCCGCGATCATCAACGGCATCATCGGCACGCTGTTGGCCTGGGTATTAGTGCGCTATACCTTCCCTGGACGAAAAGTGATCGATGCA includes these proteins:
- the oscA gene encoding sulfur starvation response protein OscA yields the protein MSASLRSVDGQDEATILREIQSALRDLRFGAVEITVHNAQVVQIERKEKFRLQQPGNKPG
- a CDS encoding sulfate ABC transporter substrate-binding protein; protein product: MSSIRHFALAALASALFAGSAVAKDYELLNVSYDPTRELYQDYNAEFIKFWQKDHAGDTVKVQQSHGGSGKQGRAVIDGLRADVVTLALAGDIDEIAKLGKSLPADWQKRLPDASTPYTSTIVFLVRKGNPKGIKDWGDLVKNDVSVITPNPKTSGGARWNFLAAWAYGLKANGGDEAKAKEYVQTLFKHVPVLDTGARGSTITFVNNGQGDVLLAWENEAFLALKEEGGADKFDIVVPSLSILAEPPVAVVDKNAEKKGNEQIAEAYLKHLYSPAGQEIAAKNFYRPRDKDVAAKYAQQFPKLELVSIDKDFGGWKTAQPKFFNDGGVFDQIYQAQ
- the dibA gene encoding phosphodiesterase DibA; its protein translation is MSATYRDALRATLLYLLLSVVWLQISGYLLNSFFDSSAERLRWQLINGYVWVLFSAGLIFIARARLLRCLGIGAKLRERDADRMRLRQAAAVFDCTREGVLVTDREGVIVHVNRAFMEITGYGCEDVLGQRPNLFKSGRHSPEFYQVMFATLASVGEWSGEIWNRRKSGEIYPQWQTIRLIHDDFGRPSQYVAVFTDISAIKNSEHELMHLAHHDPLTDLPNRLLFTDRAEQALASAQVHKRGCALLMIDLDHFKMINDSLGHTIGDQLLKAVAERLGAMFGPGITLARLGGDEFAVLAESCPQLVQAAALAQRIIDGLKAPFSIDDHQLFINTSIGISLFPSDALSVEQLLRNADSALFKAKSTGRNDYALYTEELTAHAQQRVEIAFELRRALDRHELRVHYQPVHDLKTRRLIGVEALVRWQHPQRGLVSPAEFIPVAERTGLIAEIDAWVMAQACRQMCQWQQDGVVLSFVAVNVSSRLFARRELYQQVAQVLRETGLEPAFLELEVTESAVMEDPEVALEQMHRLRELGVRLAIDDFGTGYSSLLRLKRLPVQKLKIDQGFVAGLPWDEDDAAISRVIIALAQSMGMQVHAEGIEQVEQAAFLLEQGCDLGQGYWFGRPVPALQLDWAHAPVIT